In Halococcus salifodinae DSM 8989, the genomic stretch TGACCTCCTTCAGCACGACGATGTGGAGGGAGAACGCATCCTCATCCTCGCGGTAGTGCAACGTCCCCATCCGACGTTCGTACTCGTCGTCGTCCAGGTACGACCGCTGGTAGTCGCCGAGAACGTACTCGACTTCGACGCGCCCGTTCACAGTTGAGAGCGTGGCGCTTCGGTCGCGGATGGTCAGCGTCCGTTTGTCGTACACGGCGGACGGTTCCGAAAGGTGGGGCAACGGTCGGCTGTTTCCCTTCTTCCAGTCGGCGACCGTCGATTTCATGGCTTCGACGGCCTTTGAGTACGCCCGGACGCACAAGTTCGACGGCAGGTCCGTTCGGTCCCGAAGGTCGTAGTACACGCGGTCGTGTATCTTCGACTTGTTCAGAGTCAGGTAGCCGTCGTCGTTGCGTCCGTTCTGGATGGTGTAGTTGGCGGCGTCGTTGAACTGTTCGATGGTGGTATGGAGGTCATCGCGCCGCTCGTCGGGCACGTCGAGTTTGACGGGGATGGTTCGCTTCACCTCCATCAGCGTATTCACATACGAGGAGGTTCTTTATCACGTTCTCGGTTGGGGGGTCGGACGTCAGACGCGCCGAAACAACCAGTTCATTGGTATCCGGAAGCGGGTAGCAGGGCGCTCCTCCCCTCCCTACTTGCGCTCCCTTC encodes the following:
- a CDS encoding RNA-guided endonuclease InsQ/TnpB family protein, whose product is MEVKRTIPVKLDVPDERRDDLHTTIEQFNDAANYTIQNGRNDDGYLTLNKSKIHDRVYYDLRDRTDLPSNLCVRAYSKAVEAMKSTVADWKKGNSRPLPHLSEPSAVYDKRTLTIRDRSATLSTVNGRVEVEYVLGDYQRSYLDDDEYERRMGTLHYREDEDAFSLHIVVLKEVKQRGGDRVLGVDLNLKNVAVTSTGTFYDGGRLLWGQNHHFRVRRSLQDKGTRSAKQTLRQVSGRETRFVLDRLHTISRRLVEEARDYNCAFIAVERLTNIRERMDNGNDRIKRQMHNWAFRELRDMLAYKAAEYGFASKT